One window from the genome of Bacteroidota bacterium encodes:
- the bcp gene encoding thioredoxin-dependent thiol peroxidase, whose translation MNSLKEGDVAPAIETIDQDGNPFSLGSLKGKKVVLYFYPKDDTPGCTAEACNLRDNYSLLKAKGFEIVGISADSQQSHQKFSGKYTLPFTLIPDVDKKIIKAYGVWGEQKMYGKVYEGILRTTFIISEEGKIEKIFTKVETGNHTSQILNELSK comes from the coding sequence TAAAAGAAGGAGATGTAGCCCCTGCTATTGAAACCATCGATCAGGATGGAAATCCATTTTCTCTTGGCAGTTTGAAAGGAAAGAAAGTTGTTTTATATTTTTATCCCAAGGATGATACTCCGGGATGTACTGCTGAGGCCTGCAATTTACGCGACAATTACTCATTGTTGAAAGCAAAGGGATTTGAGATAGTAGGTATTAGTGCTGATAGCCAGCAATCACATCAAAAATTTTCCGGGAAATATACATTGCCTTTTACCCTGATACCCGATGTGGATAAGAAAATCATTAAGGCTTATGGCGTCTGGGGTGAACAAAAGATGTACGGAAAAGTGTATGAAGGAATTTTACGGACTACCTTTATTATTTCGGAAGAAGGGAAAATCGAAAAAATTTTCACTAAAGTTGAGACCGGTAATCATACTTCTCAAATATTGAATGAATTGAGTAAATAA
- the recA gene encoding recombinase RecA yields the protein MEKENIKDSKEKEVKEKKETAVAVNKEKIKALQLAIDKIDKDYGKGAIMRLGDNAVVDVPVIPSGSIALDMALGIGGYPRGRVIEIYGPESSGKTTLAIHAIAEAQKAGGIAAIIDAEHAFDRFYAEKLGVDVENLFISQPDNGEQALEITDSLIRSGAIDIIVIDSVAALTPKAEIEGEMGDSKLGLQARLMSQALRKLTANINKTNTCCVFINQLREKIGVMFGNPETTTGGNALKFYASIRLDIRRVTQLKEGDDATGNRVRVKVVKNKLAPPFRKAEFDLMFGEGISKSGEIVDLGVDYGIIKKSGSWFSYEETKLGQGREGVKQLVKDNPELADELEKKIKEAMLTKPKI from the coding sequence ATGGAAAAAGAAAACATCAAGGATTCCAAAGAAAAGGAAGTAAAAGAGAAAAAGGAAACTGCTGTTGCTGTGAATAAGGAGAAGATCAAGGCCCTTCAGTTAGCGATTGATAAGATAGATAAGGATTATGGGAAAGGGGCTATCATGCGTTTGGGTGATAATGCAGTGGTAGATGTCCCTGTTATTCCTTCAGGTTCTATCGCTTTGGATATGGCCTTGGGTATTGGAGGATATCCCAGGGGGCGTGTCATAGAAATATATGGCCCTGAATCTTCAGGAAAAACCACCCTGGCCATTCATGCTATTGCTGAAGCGCAGAAAGCAGGAGGAATTGCAGCAATAATTGATGCTGAACATGCTTTTGACCGTTTTTATGCTGAAAAGCTAGGTGTGGACGTGGAGAATCTTTTTATCTCCCAGCCGGATAATGGAGAACAAGCATTAGAAATAACAGACAGTCTGATTCGTTCGGGTGCTATTGATATTATTGTAATTGACTCTGTGGCAGCCCTTACTCCTAAAGCAGAAATTGAAGGAGAAATGGGAGATTCGAAGCTTGGACTTCAGGCCAGACTTATGTCCCAGGCATTACGTAAATTAACAGCCAATATCAATAAAACCAATACCTGTTGCGTTTTTATCAATCAGCTTCGTGAAAAGATTGGGGTGATGTTTGGCAACCCGGAAACAACCACGGGTGGAAATGCCCTTAAGTTTTATGCATCTATCCGTTTGGATATTCGTAGGGTTACTCAGCTCAAGGAAGGTGATGATGCTACCGGAAACCGCGTCAGGGTGAAGGTTGTGAAAAATAAACTTGCGCCTCCTTTTAGAAAAGCAGAGTTCGATCTGATGTTCGGAGAAGGAATATCCAAATCTGGCGAAATTGTTGACCTGGGCGTTGATTATGGTATTATCAAAAAGAGCGGCTCCTGGTTTAGTTATGAGGAGACCAAACTTGGGCAGGGACGCGAAGGGGTTAAACAATTGGTTAAGGATAATCCCGAATTAGCCGATGAACTTGAAAAGAAGATTAAAGAGGCCATGTTGACTAAACCTAAAATATAG